Proteins encoded together in one Lathyrus oleraceus cultivar Zhongwan6 chromosome 5, CAAS_Psat_ZW6_1.0, whole genome shotgun sequence window:
- the LOC127084118 gene encoding 3-ketoacyl-CoA synthase 5, whose protein sequence is MEATSKQNHVCVFNKDTQFTLISNYLLSRCTHFHFLLLYFLLLLCFLLKKLFSNPSPIYLIDVSCLKPPTSCRIPSSTFLENASLSESCLDNETITFMKKILHSSGQSENTCLPPSLHYIPPKAHHIESIKEAHMVIFPIMDDLFAKTNLSPFDINIVIFNCGGFCPSPSLTSMVVNKYSMRSDIKSYNVSGMGCSASALCIDLAYNLLRVNKNSNAIVLSAESLSNDWYEGKERSKLLLNCLFRMGSAAILLSNKKEASKTAKYKLIRTLRTQRAFDDKAYCSATKEEDSDGKLGFTLNRDIPQVVGEVLVSNISILSSQMLSIYEKFWYIVSVKRQKFMKSEGIYNLPDLKTVIHHFCLPYGGALKEVGKKMNLGEREIEGALMTLHRFGNQYSSSLWYQVCYLEAKERVHKGEQILVVGVGSGSKCCSVVLKCIRPILGEAHKGPWSDCIHQYPIY, encoded by the coding sequence ATGGAAGCTACTTCCAAGCAAAACCATGTCTGTGTATTCAACAAAGATACTCAGTTCACTCTCATATCAAACTATCTCCTTTCAAGATGCACTCACTTCCATTTTCTTCTCCTATACTTTCTCCTCCTACTTTGTTTCCTTCTAAAGAAACTGTTCTCAAACCCCTCTCCTATATACCTTATTGATGTCTCATGTCTTAAACCACCAACCTCTTGTAGGATACCTTCCTCAACATTTCTTGAAAACGCTTCTTTGTCTGAATCATGTCTCGACAATGAAACCATAACATTCATGAAAAAAATCCTTCATTCATCTGGTCAGAGTGAAAACACTTGTCTTCCTCCTTCCTTACACTACATTCCACCAAAAGCTCATCATATTGAATCCATCAAAGAGGCTCACATGGTTATTTTCCCTATCATGGATGATCTTTTCGCAAAAACCAACCTTTCGCCTTTTGATATAAACATAGTTATCTTCAACTGCGGCGGATTTTGTCCCTCGCCTTCTTTAACATCTATGGTTGTTAACAAATATTCTATGAGAAGTGACATTAAAAGCTATAATGTCTCTGGTATGGGGTGTAGTGCTAGTGCCCTTTGTATTGATTTGGCTTACAATCTTCTTAGAGTGAACAAAAACTCTAATGCTATTGTTCTAAGCGCGGAGAGTTTGTCGAATGATTGGTATGAAGGTAAAGAAAGATCCAAGTTGCTTCTCAACTGTCTCTTTAGGATGGGAAGTGCAGCAATTCTTCTCTCAAACAAAAAAGAAGCAAGTAAAACTGCAAAATACAAGCTAATTAGGACACTTAGAACACAGAGAGCCTTTGATGATAAGGCTTATTGTTCTGCTACAAAGGAAGAAGATTCAGATGGAAAACTTGGGTTTACACTAAATAGAGACATACCTCAGGTAGTTGGTGAAGTACTTGTTTCAAATATTTCCATTTTGAGTTCTCAAATGTTGTCTATTTATGAGAAATTTTGGTATATTGTTTCTGTGAAAAGACAAAAGTTTATGAAATCTGAGGGAATATATAATTTGCCTGATTTAAAGACAGTGATCCATCATTTTTGTTTACCTTATGGTGGAGCATTAAAAGAAGTAGGAAAAAAGATGAATCTTGGTGAGAGAGAGATTGAAGGTGCTTTGATGACACTGCATAGGTTTGGAAACCAATATTCTTCATCATTGTGGTATCAAGTTTGTTACTTGGAAGCGAAGGAAAGAGTGCATAAAGGGGAACAGATTTTGGTAGTTGGAGTTGGAAGTGGGAGTAAGTGTTGCAGTGTGGTTTTGAAGTGTATTAGGCCAATACTTGGAGAGGCTCATAAGGGACCATGGTCTGATTGCATCCATCAATACCCTATCTATTAG
- the LOC127080319 gene encoding uncharacterized protein LOC127080319, which translates to MIQEKRKSHKIVIRVINRRRLLEFKEGDHVFLKVTLRLRLKGSFKSQKFSTRYIRHVLLDTVKMETNISFEPQPSRLVGRETKLLRNKEILLVKVQWDESHPGEATWELESKMREVYPYLF; encoded by the exons ATGATTCAAGAGAAACGAAAAAGTCACAAGATTGTTATAAGAGTTATCAATAGACGGAGGTTGTTGGAATTCAAAGAAGGCGACCACGTATTCTTGAAAGTTACACTGAGACTGAGATTGAAAGGGTCTTTTAAGTCACAGAAGTTCAGTACGAGATACATAAGG CATGTTCTTCTAGATACTGTTAAAATGGAAACAAACATTTCTTTCGAGCCTCAACCCAGTCGTCTTGTAGGTCGTGAGACTAAATTATTGAGAAACAAGGAGATTCTTTTGGTCAAGGTTCAATGGGATGAATCACATCCGGGCGAAGCTACTTGGGAGCTAGAGTCCAAAATGCGAGAAGTTTATCCTTATCTCTTCTAG
- the LOC127080320 gene encoding uncharacterized protein LOC127080320 translates to MGRVYTLDAKKAKGNNDLIVGMCHLNNHPCFVLFDCKATHYFISIQCMERLALKAAPLSPSMVVTTAADDVVEIQWVCENCLLSVNVFIGYEEKIIIIPIDEATPKDVMTTILKESSERLKVAQVPVAYEFPEVFPEDVTSFPPEKEVVFSIDLIPGTNQIYVAPYHMSLLELRELKNQLEELLNKHFIQPSVSPWGALVFLLKEVMVECTYALTIVN, encoded by the exons ATGGGTCGAGTTTATACTCTAGATGCTAAGAAGGCTAAAGGAAATAATGATTTGATTGTTGGTATGTGTCACTTGAATAATCATCCTTGCTTTGTATTGTTTGATTGTAAAGCAACTCACTATTTTATATCGATTCAATGTATGGAGCGCCTTGCATTGAAAGCGGCTCCCTTATCCCCCTCTATGGTGGTAACTACCGCCGCAGATGATGTTGTGGAAATACAATGGGTGTGTGAGAATTGTTTACTATCGGTGAATG TGTTTATTGGATACGAGgaaaaaataattattattccaattGATGAAGCTACTCCGAAGGATGTGATGACTACTATTTTGAAAG AATCAAGTGAAAGGTTGAAGGTTGCACAAGTTCCTGTAGCTTACGAGTTTCCTGAAGTTTTCCCCGAGGATGTTACTTCTTTTCCTCCAGAAAAGGAAGTGGTATTCTCTATTGATCTGATACCTGGGACAAACCAAATATATGTCGCTCCGTATCATATGTCACTGCTCGAGCTAAGGGAATTGAAGAATCAATTGGAAGAATTGTTGAATAAGCACTTTATTCAGCCAAGTGTCTCACCATGGGGAGCCCTAGTGTTTCTATTGAAGGAGGTGATGGTGGAATGCACTTATGCATTGACTATCGTCAATTGA